From Canis lupus dingo isolate Sandy chromosome 24, ASM325472v2, whole genome shotgun sequence, a single genomic window includes:
- the LOC112673326 gene encoding collagen alpha-1(I) chain-like — translation MDDEGLPKGLGGPTGKQEPSQQREGRKPSGGFNGGVLARHQGVPCSWGDLGGLRVSSSGRSPAGLEVSSRPRLGQGPDGAREEDEGRSSLGSGPRRSPVAGHRARPQNPQLALQRPAPGGQSPVALRLDVRPSGRIRVPSRGTRSPSRVPGREGGSAGPPAGPTARGQRGRAGGPARPAPRGGRSRACRRALGRPPGAPDAARPRTHTPRARARAVRYFPAPDPASGRGPEPSPGRRGWGRGRRLGPGPRGDRAPPPQPLWTRALGPPRRPPAARGGPGGSGRAAGGAGVGAEGRGLRADRRLGSAPGKVWTWETPSRPPRREEGARGGRARAPGLPLRRGGSPPAPPAGPLPPARGLPPGPPASPRRRSAAPPAAPLRPYLGERPGAAPGPAASGRCVRRAGGRVRSPAAARRSRRESGRERGSRGGVCARVCERESEGARE, via the exons ATGGATGACGAAGGCTT GCCTAAAGGGCTGGGAGGGCCGACTGGGAAGCAGGAACCCTCCCAGCAGCGCGAGGGTAGGAAGCCTTCGGGCGGCTTCAACGGCGGCGTCCTTGCCCGCCACCAGGGGGTGCCCTGCAGCTGGGGAGACCTCGGGGGACTCCGGGTTAGCTCCTCCGGTCGCAGCCCGGCCGGCCTGGAAGTCTCCAGCCGCCCCcggctggggcaggggcctgaCGGTGCCAGAGAGGAGGACGAGGGGAGGTCAAGTCTCGGGTCCGGGCCGCGCCGATCGCCGGTGGCCGGGCATCGAGCGCGCCCACAAAATCCCCAACTCGCCCTTCAGCGCCCGGCCCCCGGGGGTCAGTCCCCAGTGGCGCTCCGTTTGGACGTGAGGCCGTCGGGCCGGATCCGTGTCCCGAGCAGGGGGACGCGTTCCCCGAGCCGGGtcccagggagggaagggggcagcGCGGGTCCGCCGGCCGGTCCGACGGCCCGAGGGCAGCGGGGTCGCGCGGGGGGGCCGGCTCGCCCCGCCCCACGGGGTGGCCGCAGCCGTGCGTGTCGCCGCGCCTTGGGTCGGCCTCCGGGTGCCCCGGACGCGGCACGACCTCGCACACACACACCGCGCGCTCGCGCTCGCGCCGTGCGGTATTTCCCGGCCCCGGACCCCGCCTCTGGGAGGGGCCCGGAGCCGAGCCCCGGCcgcagggggtgggggcgcgggcggcgcctGGGGCCCGGCCCCCGGGGGgaccgcgcgcccccgccccagcccctctgGACGCGCGCGCTcggccccccgcgccgcccccctgCCGCCCGCGGGGGTCCCGGCGGCTCcgggcgcgcggcgggcggggcgggggtgggagcgGAGGGCCGCGGGCTCCGGGCCGACAGGCGGCTCGGCTCCGCGCCGGGGAAAGTTTGGACGTGGGAAactccctcccgcccgccccgccgagaggagggggcgcgcgggggccggGCGCGGGCACCCGGGCTCCCCCTGCGGCGGGGAGGCTCGCCCCCTGCGCCGCCTGCCGGGCCGCTCCCGCCGGCCAGGGGGCTCCCTCCCGGCCCGCCAGCCTCCCCCCGGCGGCGATCGGCCGCCCCTCCCGCGGCACCCCTGCGCCCTTACCTCGGGGAGCGGCCCGGGGCTGCCCCCGGTCCTGCCGCCTCGGGACGCTGCgtgcggcgggcgggcgggcgagtCCGGAGCCCGGCGGCCGCCCGGAGGAGCCGGAGGGAGAGCGGGCGCGAGAGGGGGAGCCGCGGCggcgtgtgcgcgcgtgtgtgtgagCGAGAGAGCGAGGGAGCGAGGGAGTGA